In Paeniglutamicibacter kerguelensis, one genomic interval encodes:
- the rsmA gene encoding 16S rRNA (adenine(1518)-N(6)/adenine(1519)-N(6))-dimethyltransferase RsmA encodes MTSVESTPPPLLGATDIRRLAGELDVRPTKTLGQNFVIDGNTIRRIVSTARLDPSETVLEVGPGLGSLTLGLLDAAARVVAVEIDPKLAARLPQTVAEFRPEKADNLTVILSDAMKITELPHPPTALVANLPYNVAVPVVLHLLEHFPSLQHGLVMVQDEVADRMAAGPGNKTYGVPSVKGAWYGTMRKAGVIGMNVFWPAPKINSGLVGFERSEPPVTTASRQEVFAVIDAAFAQRRKTLRAALAGWAGSPAQAEAALVAAGIDPQARGEKLGILEFTAIAEAKQKLESGTE; translated from the coding sequence GTGACTTCCGTAGAATCGACCCCGCCGCCGCTGCTCGGCGCCACCGACATTCGCCGCCTTGCCGGTGAGCTCGACGTACGCCCGACCAAGACGTTGGGGCAAAACTTCGTCATTGACGGAAACACCATCCGCCGCATCGTTTCGACGGCGCGCCTGGATCCAAGCGAAACCGTGCTTGAGGTCGGACCCGGCTTGGGTTCGCTGACCCTTGGCCTGCTCGACGCCGCGGCCCGCGTGGTTGCCGTCGAGATCGACCCGAAGCTGGCCGCGCGCCTGCCGCAGACCGTTGCCGAATTCCGCCCGGAGAAAGCGGACAACCTGACGGTCATCCTCTCCGACGCCATGAAGATCACGGAGCTTCCGCATCCGCCCACGGCGCTTGTGGCCAACCTGCCGTACAACGTTGCGGTGCCGGTGGTGCTGCACCTGCTCGAGCACTTCCCCTCGTTGCAGCATGGCCTGGTCATGGTGCAGGACGAGGTTGCCGACCGCATGGCGGCCGGACCCGGCAACAAGACCTACGGGGTCCCCAGCGTCAAGGGTGCCTGGTACGGCACCATGCGAAAGGCCGGCGTCATCGGCATGAACGTTTTCTGGCCCGCACCGAAGATCAACTCGGGCCTTGTCGGGTTCGAACGCAGCGAGCCGCCGGTCACAACCGCCAGCCGCCAAGAGGTTTTTGCCGTCATCGACGCCGCCTTCGCCCAGCGCCGCAAGACGCTGCGCGCGGCACTGGCCGGGTGGGCCGGATCCCCGGCCCAGGCCGAGGCGGCCTTGGTGGCAGCCGGCATCGACCCGCAGGCCCGCGGCGAGAAGCTCGGCATCCTCGAGTTCACGGCCATCGCCGAGGCCAAGCAAAAGTTGGAATCCGGTACCGAATGA
- a CDS encoding 4-(cytidine 5'-diphospho)-2-C-methyl-D-erythritol kinase, which produces MSRTITARAPGKINCYFKVGPPREDGYHSVASLYLAVSLYEDVSATGRDDEEIHVSLHPDSTAVSDPDSFPLGPDNLVVKAAMMLREHTGHYAGVDLCITKRVPIAGGMGGGSADAAATLVACNALWGTGLNREELSLLGGRLGADVPFALHGGAAVGLGVGDMLAPLLLRERTDWVLVPASYGLSTPRVYGMLDRLRATEDVSTPTEVDPDMIGALMDADLDALSGLLVNDMTRAALALAPELGVVRDLGEAAGALHALVSGSGPTLALLARDPAHGEEIMNQLSDEAGVATTAVHGPVPGASILPTTEPTL; this is translated from the coding sequence ATGAGCCGCACCATCACCGCCCGGGCGCCGGGAAAAATCAACTGCTACTTCAAGGTTGGTCCACCCCGTGAAGACGGCTACCACTCGGTGGCCAGCCTTTATCTGGCGGTGTCGCTCTACGAGGACGTCTCGGCAACCGGCCGCGACGACGAGGAAATCCACGTCTCGCTGCACCCGGATTCAACCGCGGTCTCGGACCCCGATTCGTTCCCGCTGGGACCGGACAACCTAGTGGTCAAGGCCGCGATGATGCTGCGCGAGCACACCGGTCACTACGCCGGGGTGGACCTCTGCATCACCAAGCGCGTGCCTATCGCCGGCGGCATGGGCGGGGGGTCGGCCGACGCCGCAGCGACCCTGGTGGCCTGCAACGCGCTCTGGGGAACCGGGCTGAACCGTGAGGAACTCTCCCTGCTCGGTGGCCGTCTGGGAGCCGACGTGCCCTTCGCCCTGCACGGCGGAGCCGCCGTCGGCCTGGGCGTCGGGGACATGCTGGCCCCGCTGCTCTTGCGCGAACGCACCGACTGGGTGCTGGTTCCCGCCTCCTACGGCCTGTCCACGCCGCGCGTCTACGGCATGCTGGACCGGCTGCGCGCCACCGAGGACGTATCGACCCCCACCGAGGTGGACCCGGACATGATCGGTGCCCTGATGGATGCGGACCTCGATGCCCTTTCGGGCCTGCTCGTCAACGACATGACACGTGCCGCCCTGGCGCTGGCCCCGGAACTCGGCGTGGTGCGTGACCTCGGCGAGGCCGCGGGCGCCCTGCACGCGCTGGTCTCCGGATCCGGCCCCACCTTGGCCCTGCTGGCGCGGGATCCGGCGCACGGGGAAGAAATCATGAACCAGCTCTCGGACGAGGCGGGCGTGGCGACGACCGCCGTGCACGGCCCGGTTCCCGGAGCCAGCATCCTGCCCACCACCGAACCAACCCTCTAG
- a CDS encoding ABC-F family ATP-binding cassette domain-containing protein, translating into MAHLLGAENISMAFGTRTVLDSLSLGLEDGDRIGMVGRNGDGKSTLMRLLAGRITPDSGRVTKRGDVRVAYLDQSDVLEGHLSVGEAIVGEAADHEWASNPLVREVMGGLVGEVDWHAEVSSLSGGQKRRVALAKLLIGEHEVIMLDEPTNHLDVEGVAWLAKHLKNRWRANANSLLVVTHDRWFLDEICTSTWEVHDGIVDPFDGGYAAYVLARAERDRTASVVESKRQQLVKKELAWLRRGAPARTAKPKFRIEAANTLIADVPVARDTVALNKMATARLGKDVLDLEHVTLDFGTGKPLFNNITLRLAPGERIGIVGVNGAGKSTLMRLLNGEIEPTAGKIKRGKTVKTAILTQEVKELDEVADMRLIEVIKSERMSFEVGGKEVSAGQLAEQLGFGTDKQWTPVKELSGGERRRLQLLRLLIGEPNVLMLDEPTNDLDTDTLAAIEDMLDGWPGTLVVVSHDRYLLERVTDHQVALLGDGKIRGLPGGVDQYLELRSGVQGGGSTGAPTDKSGSAVPVEAAGPSEAEKREARKELNRVERQMGKLDSQIDKLHAQMAAASEAMKFDEVNKFNATLQSVEAEKEELEMAWLEAAEILGE; encoded by the coding sequence GTGGCACATTTGCTCGGCGCCGAAAACATTTCCATGGCCTTCGGCACCCGTACCGTTCTCGATTCCCTGTCGCTGGGCCTCGAGGACGGCGACCGCATCGGCATGGTCGGTCGCAACGGCGACGGCAAGTCCACGCTCATGCGACTGCTGGCCGGGCGCATCACCCCGGACTCGGGGCGTGTCACCAAGCGCGGCGACGTGCGCGTTGCCTACCTTGACCAGTCCGACGTGCTCGAAGGGCACCTTTCGGTGGGCGAGGCCATCGTCGGCGAGGCCGCGGACCACGAGTGGGCCTCGAACCCGCTGGTGCGCGAGGTCATGGGCGGTCTGGTCGGCGAGGTTGACTGGCACGCGGAGGTTTCATCGCTCTCCGGCGGCCAGAAGCGCCGCGTGGCCCTGGCCAAGCTGCTCATCGGCGAGCACGAGGTGATCATGCTCGACGAGCCGACCAACCACCTCGACGTGGAGGGCGTGGCCTGGCTGGCCAAGCACCTGAAAAACCGCTGGCGCGCCAACGCCAACAGCCTGCTCGTGGTCACCCACGACCGCTGGTTCCTCGACGAAATCTGCACCAGCACCTGGGAAGTCCACGACGGCATCGTTGACCCGTTCGACGGCGGCTACGCGGCCTACGTGCTGGCCCGGGCCGAACGCGACCGCACCGCGTCGGTTGTCGAAAGCAAGCGCCAGCAACTGGTCAAGAAGGAACTGGCATGGCTCCGCCGCGGCGCCCCGGCCCGCACCGCCAAGCCGAAGTTCCGCATCGAGGCCGCAAACACCCTCATCGCTGATGTCCCGGTGGCTCGCGACACCGTCGCCCTGAACAAGATGGCCACCGCCCGCTTGGGCAAGGACGTGCTTGACCTCGAGCACGTCACCCTCGACTTCGGCACCGGCAAGCCACTGTTCAACAACATCACCCTGCGTCTGGCCCCGGGTGAACGTATCGGCATTGTCGGTGTCAACGGCGCCGGAAAATCGACGTTGATGCGATTGCTCAACGGCGAGATCGAGCCCACTGCGGGCAAGATCAAGCGAGGCAAGACCGTGAAGACCGCCATCCTCACCCAGGAGGTCAAGGAACTCGACGAGGTCGCGGACATGCGCCTGATCGAGGTCATCAAGTCCGAACGCATGTCCTTCGAGGTCGGCGGCAAGGAAGTTTCCGCCGGCCAGCTCGCCGAACAACTGGGCTTCGGAACGGACAAGCAGTGGACCCCGGTCAAGGAACTCTCCGGCGGCGAGCGTCGTCGACTGCAGTTGCTTCGCCTGCTCATCGGCGAGCCCAACGTGTTGATGCTCGATGAGCCCACCAACGACCTGGACACGGACACCCTCGCGGCGATCGAGGACATGCTCGACGGCTGGCCGGGCACCCTCGTGGTCGTCAGCCACGACCGCTACCTGCTTGAACGCGTCACCGACCACCAGGTGGCCCTGCTTGGCGACGGCAAGATCCGCGGCTTGCCAGGAGGCGTGGACCAGTACCTGGAACTTCGATCGGGCGTTCAGGGCGGCGGAAGCACGGGGGCCCCGACCGACAAATCCGGATCCGCCGTGCCCGTCGAGGCCGCCGGTCCAAGCGAGGCCGAGAAGCGCGAGGCCCGAAAGGAACTGAACCGGGTCGAACGACAGATGGGCAAGCTGGACTCTCAGATCGACAAGCTTCATGCCCAAATGGCGGCCGCCTCGGAAGCCATGAAGTTCGACGAGGTGAACAAGTTCAACGCCACCTTGCAGAGCGTCGAAGCGGAAAAGGAAGAGCTGGAAATGGCGTGGCTGGAGGCCGCGGAAATTCTCGGCGAGTAA
- a CDS encoding LuxR C-terminal-related transcriptional regulator yields the protein MDWFGAVADSQAPSADRFFASQRSIDFNWDVFERDGLVNQAVDALLNGPGTLLEGPAGSGKRTMAAAVMRRLHGKALILDLGFPEQQRATLAFSRVLDRVEHQDEETKFQELSGAHEMLERESGGRPVVVFVPEALRLGSHAISFLSALALANAVALLCLTTTLPSANHQERDDLIGSVRLQRIRLMPLTLSETHRRMGMALGGEVSRATSYQLWRSSSGQLHLIAALVQDWYEQCYLVRSGNVWVVNGAKGPIGPRSRAIHTTTAQRAKGKELETLQLLALSEEIPLSALMSVGDADVVDSVHAQGLLEIRGRYSRKVSLQGTLSHQVVADATAPGKARELLEIFLGVPGNEALLKPSVRLKWQQIAGLPTSPGLVHDAALEALSEGHADLCLEILNEGHDASPETDLVRLEALIGGGYLEHAGEILERLRALFGSGIPAPDFNPMPENLAHMIRLEIAATQIAAIRSHSHGGRLREIFAATRDAIAAWINAGRTDSQRLQELAGKLDLIESEVLYRVGERLWISNPPYTHPNLRADDLLRWQFFHNLHSVRAGHVRSALRRGEELVLLLQQDLLPVSTNQRIRQHLADLYLISGEWSKALTSIEAAWTGGEESPRIVEIKGLYASLVYVFMGHTEDALQQLQVEIEQLRTLDPDGQLPLAIAAAALAASSVDEVQAAGHLAELDLMPTPAQWETAQAVAVLTAIVHFHLGAREKALRMLHDQAEENLARGAFTLELTNRMMLLRFGHREGLEKLLSCSARIDGSLAATVESLVRHFGETESSERAQAVTEAWAMGHKSFATAVESQEAANPRQIADLRTAGPLYVLPESDTGEIGAANGSASVRVSSLTNRQRMIVAEVATGASNKEISERLQVKVRTVEGHLYQIYQRLDVGSRLDLGKLYLDAMADSAGRTDNRSEHT from the coding sequence GTGGATTGGTTTGGGGCGGTCGCCGACTCACAGGCACCTTCAGCGGATCGGTTTTTCGCTTCGCAACGCAGTATCGATTTCAACTGGGACGTCTTTGAAAGGGACGGTCTGGTCAATCAAGCCGTCGACGCATTGCTCAACGGACCGGGCACTTTGCTTGAGGGGCCTGCGGGCTCGGGCAAGCGAACCATGGCTGCCGCTGTCATGCGCAGATTGCATGGCAAGGCCCTCATCTTGGATTTGGGGTTTCCGGAGCAGCAACGTGCAACATTGGCCTTCAGCCGGGTCTTGGATCGCGTGGAACACCAGGACGAGGAAACAAAGTTCCAGGAGCTGAGCGGCGCGCACGAAATGCTGGAAAGGGAATCCGGGGGACGACCAGTCGTTGTCTTTGTTCCCGAAGCCTTGCGGCTTGGCTCCCATGCCATTTCATTCCTGTCTGCCTTGGCGCTTGCCAATGCCGTTGCCCTGTTGTGCTTGACGACAACTCTGCCCTCGGCCAACCACCAGGAACGTGATGACCTCATCGGCTCTGTGCGCTTGCAGCGAATACGGCTAATGCCCTTGACCCTGAGCGAAACGCATCGTCGAATGGGAATGGCGTTGGGGGGTGAGGTCAGCCGGGCCACGTCATATCAACTGTGGAGGTCCTCTTCAGGGCAACTGCACCTCATAGCCGCGCTTGTGCAGGATTGGTACGAACAGTGCTATCTGGTCCGCTCGGGAAACGTTTGGGTTGTCAACGGCGCCAAGGGTCCGATTGGGCCGCGGAGCCGAGCAATCCATACGACAACGGCACAGCGGGCCAAGGGCAAGGAGCTTGAGACGCTCCAGCTGTTGGCGTTATCCGAGGAAATTCCATTGAGCGCCTTGATGAGTGTCGGTGATGCCGATGTCGTCGATTCCGTGCATGCCCAAGGGCTGCTGGAAATTCGTGGAAGATACTCGCGAAAAGTGAGCCTACAGGGAACACTCAGTCATCAAGTTGTTGCAGATGCCACAGCGCCGGGGAAGGCCCGTGAGCTACTCGAGATTTTTCTGGGTGTTCCGGGCAACGAAGCATTGCTGAAGCCTTCGGTAAGGCTCAAATGGCAACAAATAGCCGGCCTGCCAACCAGCCCTGGGCTGGTTCACGACGCTGCACTGGAGGCACTTTCCGAAGGGCATGCCGATCTCTGTCTGGAAATCCTCAATGAGGGGCACGATGCGTCCCCGGAAACCGACCTGGTTCGGTTGGAAGCCCTCATAGGCGGGGGATACCTAGAACATGCCGGTGAGATCCTGGAGCGCTTGCGCGCACTGTTCGGTTCGGGAATACCGGCGCCGGATTTCAACCCGATGCCGGAAAACCTGGCGCACATGATTCGTCTGGAAATCGCGGCGACGCAAATCGCAGCCATACGGTCGCATTCTCACGGAGGTCGTCTGCGCGAGATCTTTGCCGCGACACGAGACGCCATCGCCGCGTGGATCAATGCTGGGCGTACAGACTCACAACGACTGCAGGAGCTAGCCGGAAAACTCGACCTCATAGAATCCGAGGTTCTCTATCGTGTTGGTGAACGGCTCTGGATCAGCAATCCACCGTATACGCATCCGAATTTGAGGGCCGATGACCTGCTACGTTGGCAGTTCTTCCACAACTTGCATTCCGTGCGCGCCGGGCACGTCAGGTCCGCCCTTAGAAGGGGGGAAGAATTGGTTCTCCTGCTTCAGCAAGATCTATTGCCAGTTTCGACGAACCAGAGGATTCGCCAGCACCTGGCCGATTTGTACCTGATTTCAGGAGAATGGAGCAAGGCCCTCACCTCGATTGAGGCTGCCTGGACCGGGGGAGAAGAATCTCCCAGGATCGTCGAAATCAAGGGTTTGTACGCCTCGCTCGTATACGTTTTCATGGGTCATACAGAAGATGCATTGCAGCAGCTTCAGGTGGAAATCGAACAACTGCGAACCTTGGATCCAGACGGCCAGTTGCCGCTGGCCATAGCTGCCGCTGCTTTGGCGGCATCGAGTGTCGATGAGGTTCAAGCCGCGGGACACCTTGCGGAATTGGACCTTATGCCGACCCCGGCCCAGTGGGAGACCGCCCAAGCCGTGGCAGTCCTCACCGCGATAGTCCATTTCCATCTGGGTGCTCGTGAAAAAGCCCTTCGGATGCTGCACGATCAGGCGGAAGAGAATCTCGCGAGGGGGGCGTTTACCTTGGAGTTGACCAACCGCATGATGTTGCTGCGCTTTGGACATCGTGAGGGGCTCGAGAAGCTGCTTTCCTGCTCGGCAAGAATTGATGGCTCGCTGGCGGCCACAGTGGAATCGCTGGTTAGGCATTTCGGCGAAACGGAAAGCTCCGAGCGCGCACAGGCAGTGACGGAGGCATGGGCGATGGGCCACAAGTCCTTCGCAACGGCCGTCGAATCCCAAGAAGCGGCGAATCCACGCCAAATCGCCGACCTGCGGACGGCGGGACCACTTTATGTCCTGCCTGAGTCGGATACCGGCGAAATCGGAGCCGCAAACGGATCTGCGTCTGTACGTGTTTCGTCACTGACAAACCGGCAAAGAATGATTGTTGCCGAAGTTGCCACCGGTGCCAGCAACAAGGAAATCTCAGAACGGTTGCAAGTCAAGGTACGGACCGTTGAAGGGCACCTGTATCAGATCTATCAGCGCCTTGACGTCGGTTCGCGCCTCGACCTGGGGAAACTGTATCTAGACGCAATGGCTGATTCCGCCGGTCGCACTGACAACCGATCCGAACATACTTAA
- a CDS encoding helix-turn-helix transcriptional regulator, translating to MTEDYAWRPNFGGKANANGEKYVEKSLGGNPREIYLDELKTLLREDSATALVMLGGHGDDRVALLALAQGQVAEDNELIYVVGTAYAQRLNYGALAFLLTDIGPNDSIGPADVIRSISKMARPAGCRPVVVVQFPQLLDAQSRAVLSQMAYSRSILLVILAAHAEFLPAEFVPLCGGPGYHEVNVDPFTVGEAHQALIDEFGVVPTPVATAEMWRRSQGCPGWLEALAHDAVASGKLAVRDGHLILEHGPWPHGARVESMALSQLSILSDAERRLVQRLAAAGSMTISPLKESELADVDHLIGWGFVERIGNNREAIRLSSRLLEDVLRSEMHVEPSNQNSSTGSDEGNFFDFISGHPNGYRELAGSENTRAFDLCRLLDGLRSSLLDGELEDAEQAIHRILPEYLEELPAELFEVIAVAQAILHVIADRFHQAEPVLDSMYAQLEDSEATYDLWLIRSMRNFIQDIGDPSRHTSLPFTEHWDSARWWFTELLASPETTAGRDLQITDELHENVSQRELLELIVGLRHGYQFHNRLSDHKVDCASSRSGTALTLMASVSERDLESKLLAGLEAMIDAGLVVFALPRANGALEKLSPSGQSLVASWVNRRRKSNTSHSKAAREEFLEGESPLLEVLTRREKFVATAAAQGLNNQQIAKDAGVSIRTVEGHLYQIYSKLAIGGRRELSTMVASLEIGSGVKV from the coding sequence ATGACTGAAGACTATGCTTGGCGTCCTAATTTTGGGGGTAAAGCCAATGCGAATGGGGAAAAGTACGTTGAAAAATCCTTGGGGGGAAATCCACGTGAAATATACCTTGATGAACTGAAAACCCTGCTCCGAGAGGACTCTGCAACGGCGCTGGTCATGCTCGGTGGCCATGGCGACGATCGGGTTGCGCTCCTGGCTCTCGCACAGGGACAGGTGGCCGAGGACAACGAGCTCATCTACGTCGTCGGAACGGCTTATGCCCAAAGGCTGAACTACGGGGCACTTGCATTCCTGCTGACCGATATCGGACCAAATGATTCAATTGGGCCCGCCGACGTCATTCGTTCCATTTCGAAGATGGCACGTCCTGCCGGCTGCCGGCCCGTGGTCGTGGTGCAGTTTCCGCAGCTACTGGATGCGCAATCACGCGCCGTACTGTCGCAAATGGCCTACAGCCGCAGCATTCTGCTGGTCATCTTGGCCGCCCATGCAGAATTCCTGCCCGCCGAGTTCGTTCCACTCTGCGGCGGCCCGGGGTACCACGAAGTAAACGTTGATCCGTTTACCGTTGGTGAGGCGCACCAAGCGCTCATCGATGAATTTGGAGTTGTGCCCACACCGGTGGCCACCGCAGAAATGTGGCGCCGCAGCCAAGGCTGCCCCGGGTGGTTGGAAGCTCTTGCACACGACGCCGTTGCCAGCGGAAAACTTGCGGTTCGTGATGGACATCTGATCCTGGAACATGGGCCGTGGCCGCACGGAGCCAGGGTCGAGTCCATGGCACTCTCCCAATTATCCATCTTGAGTGACGCCGAGCGCCGGCTGGTTCAACGTCTTGCCGCTGCAGGATCGATGACTATATCGCCGCTGAAGGAAAGCGAGCTTGCCGACGTCGACCACCTGATTGGGTGGGGCTTCGTGGAGCGCATCGGCAATAATCGGGAGGCCATCAGGCTCAGTTCAAGACTTCTCGAAGACGTGCTCAGGAGCGAAATGCATGTAGAACCGTCGAACCAAAACTCGAGTACCGGATCCGATGAAGGAAACTTCTTCGATTTCATCTCCGGTCACCCCAATGGGTATCGGGAATTGGCTGGCAGTGAGAACACCCGGGCGTTCGACTTGTGCCGGTTGCTCGATGGTTTGCGGAGCAGTCTACTGGACGGAGAGCTGGAGGACGCCGAGCAGGCCATCCATCGGATACTCCCCGAGTATCTTGAAGAACTTCCAGCGGAACTTTTCGAGGTCATCGCCGTGGCGCAGGCTATCTTGCATGTCATCGCCGACCGATTTCACCAGGCAGAGCCAGTTCTCGACTCGATGTATGCCCAGTTGGAAGACTCCGAGGCAACATACGATTTGTGGCTCATACGATCCATGCGGAACTTTATTCAAGATATCGGCGATCCGTCGCGGCATACCTCGTTGCCTTTCACCGAACACTGGGATTCGGCTCGATGGTGGTTTACCGAATTGCTGGCCTCGCCGGAGACTACTGCGGGGCGTGACCTGCAAATCACCGATGAGCTCCACGAGAATGTCAGCCAGCGAGAACTTCTCGAGTTGATTGTCGGGCTGCGGCATGGATATCAATTCCACAATCGGCTTTCGGATCATAAGGTCGATTGTGCATCATCTAGGTCAGGAACCGCGTTGACACTCATGGCTTCCGTTTCAGAACGCGACCTTGAATCCAAGCTGCTGGCAGGGCTGGAAGCAATGATTGACGCTGGGCTGGTGGTTTTTGCCCTTCCACGTGCCAATGGCGCGCTGGAAAAGCTCTCGCCATCCGGCCAATCGTTGGTTGCAAGTTGGGTCAATCGTCGACGCAAGAGCAACACCTCGCATTCGAAGGCCGCGCGCGAAGAATTCCTGGAAGGCGAAAGCCCGCTTCTCGAAGTACTGACCAGACGCGAGAAATTTGTTGCCACGGCAGCTGCGCAAGGACTGAACAACCAACAAATCGCCAAGGATGCCGGCGTTTCGATTCGTACGGTGGAGGGGCATCTCTACCAGATCTACTCCAAATTGGCGATTGGTGGACGAAGGGAATTGAGCACAATGGTTGCTTCGCTGGAAATCGGCAGTGGCGTCAAAGTATGA